Within the Corallococcus exiguus genome, the region CTGTGTGTCTGACAAGTGAAAGCGTGAAGGGTTTCCGGGGAAATGACCCGTCATTGAGCCGTCATGGTAAAGAATTACGGAGACGACGGCCGGGGGCGGTTGCCATTCAGCGCGAGGATTGGGGTTCGGCGCGCATCCGGGCCTGGAGCAGCGTTTCCGCGAGGGCCAGTGCCACGCTTTCCTGTCCCCGCCGTGAACCCAGCCGGCGGTTCGCGGCCATGTGCGTGAAGGACAGCGCCTCACGAGGTCCCGCGTTGGGAGTGGCGTCGCGCCATGCCCGCAGCAGCTCCACCAGCGCCCGAGGGGGGGCGTCCCTCCCCAGCCGTTCCAGCAGGTCCTGCCGGGCGCGGATCCGGCGGATGAGGGGCGCGACCTCGGTTCGCCGGGAACGCTCGCGGCACGCGGCGGCGCCCGCGGCACGGCCCAGGAGCAGCTCCAGGTAGGCGGCCATCACCGCTCCCGTTTCGATGAGCAGCCGCTCCGGCTCCCTGCCCGCGCCCCAGCTCCCGAGCGCGGAGTCGCTGTCCCAGGTGAAGACGCGGAGCGCGGCGTCCAGCGCGTCGGCGCCGCCATAGCGGAAGGTCTCCGGGCGGAAGGTCTCCTGGCGGACGTCCGTGGCGCCGTGCTCAAGCGCGAGGTCGAGCAGGGACTCGAAACGGTCGAGCGGGGACTCGCCACGCCAGCGCAGGCGGACCAGCCGACGGGGCCCTTCCTGGAAGCGGACGTAGTGCCAGTCACCGGGGCTGGCGGGGAGCATGGGGCGCAAGGCGACGAGCAGCCTGCGCTGCGCCGCCTCATCGGCGAAGAGGGTGAAGGAGCGCCACTGCCGGTGGATCCGCGTCCCGTCGGTGGGGGGCCGTTGTTGGCGCGGAGCCGGGGCGGGCAGCCGGCGGCGGAAGCTGGGGACCACCTCGCACACCACGGTCCTCGCGGTGGCCTCTTCCAGCCAGGGCGCCTCTTCCAGATAGCAGGAGGCCGCGGCGGACCGGCTCGCGCGGAGGAGCTCCGTCCGTCCCCAGTGGGACTCCAGGTCGATGGGGAGCCGCCGCTCGTTCTCCACGAGGCAGACGACGCGGGGGACGCCATTCGCCTCGCGCCAGTCGCGCAGGGCCCCGGCGCGCTCCCGCGAGTACGGCCCGCCGGGCCGCCAGCGCGCCAGACAGAGGATCTGCCCCCGCCAGGTGAGGCGCGGCAGGCGGGGAAGGTTTCCGAGTTCCCGCCAGTCGAAGCCTCCCGGATGGCGAGCGCCCTCCATCGCCAGTTCCAGGAGCAGCCTCGCGACGCGCGGGCTCGCGCGGGGGGCCAGCATGTGACCCTGGTGCAGCACCAGCGGCGTGCCGTCGCGGAGCGCGAAGACGAAGCCCTCCGGCGCCGCCCGCACCATCACGTCCTCGGGGAGGACCCGCCGCCGGGAGGCCATCCGGGGAGCGCCGTTGCAGATCACCTCGCTCGACCAGGCATGCGCGGCCCAGCGCAGCGAGGGAGGCGAGTCCGCGCGTGTCCAGACCACCTCCGCGTGCAGGGCTCCCCGCTCCCCCTCCCAGGTCCGCTGGTGGCCCAGGACCTCGTCGCGGAAGGTCTGGGGCAGACACCCCAGGAACCTCCCGAGCGAGCGATGCGGCGCGCCCGAGCCGTGCAGGCTCCCTGGGACGAGCGTGAACGCTCCCCGCTCCAGGTCGGCCTGGCTGGAGGCGACGAGCAGACAGCCCGCCTCGAACCCGTCCGCGACGGGAACCTCCCGCGCGGCGGGGGCGGCGAAGCGCGAGAGCTCGTCATCCTCGAGGACGGCCCGCCCCCCGGCGGCCATGCCCCGGTGGTACACGGTGGCCAGCCAGCGGGCACGGGCCTCGTCGGCGGGTGACGGGGGCTCCAGGTCGGCCTCCCATGGCGCGGGCAGTCCGCTGATGAGCGGATCCGCCAGCTCCGCGGCGCAGACCCATTCGTCCGTGAAGCGGTCCCGGAACAGGCGGTGATAGGTCCGGAGCCTGCGGGCGCTGTCGGGGAGCGACTGGCACGACAGCAACGCCAGTGCCCGGTGGGCGATGGCCCGCCGCACCGATGCCGGCAGGGGGACCGTTTCGGCGACGACCGCCGCCGTCACGCCTTGGAAGGAGTCCACTTCACCGGGCTTCAGGAACCGCTCGGTCAGCTCCGGCTGCGCGACAGTGTCGAGCAGCCTCACCCGCACCAGTTGTTCCTGGACGGGGGAGCGCCCGCGGTCTGGATGGATGCCGCGCAGCTCGCGCCACAGCTCTTCGCGGAAGTCGAGGAGCGCCTCTTCCTGGGAGTGCGCTTCCGCCGCCACGATGCGGTTGCCGCGACGGGCGAGGACGCGCTCCGAGGCCAGCACCCGGCGGTGTCCGGTGTTCGCCTGGAGTCCCGCGACGCGAATGGGCAGCGCGCGGAGGTCCGGCCAGCAGCCCTCCGGTGCGTCGAAGCGCGCCGCCGCCGCCCACGCGAGCAACCCCACCGGTGTGCAGCGCGAGGCGGCGCGCAGCAGGTAGCGCAGCAGGGCGCCCCGGGCGGCGTCATCCTTCCCCCCGCCCTCCCAGTACTGGAGCAGTTGGGGGCTGGCCGTGGCGATGAGCGGACGCAGCTCCGGACGCTGGAGCTGCTCCTCCAGCCAGGTGTGGAGCGCCGCCGCCTCCTGACCCGGGTCGTCCCGGGCCAGGGCCTGGAGCTCCGCCAGGAGGCCCGGAGCCAGGGCGGGCAGGCGCAGCGCGCCGTGCACCAGGGACTCCAACTCCAGCGCCCCGAGTCCCAGCCGCCTCGCCATCCCGGCCAGGGACGCCTCGGGTGCGGCCCCCGGCGTCACGGGCCCTCTTCGGGCTGCGTCGCCAACCACGCCACGAAGACGAACTTCTCCCCGCGCGAGACCCGCTCGGCGCCATGGAGCAGGCTGGAGTCGAAGAGCACGGCCATGCCGCCATGCGGTTGGACGCGGATGTCCAGCTTGGGAAAGGCTGTCTCTCCGCCGTCGAAGTCGTCGTTGAGGTAGCAGACGATGGACAGGCGGCGCTTGCCGCCGGGGCGGTCATCCCGGTGGAGCCGGTAGAAGTCGTTCACGCCGTAGCGGACCAGTTGCAGCGGCGTCAGCATGAGGTGCCTCCAGGGCAGCCAGTCCGCGCCAGCCAGCGCCAACTGGAGCCGCTCCCGGAAGTCCGCGAAAGCCTCCGGGAGGACCTTCTCGGTCAGCACCCGCGCCGAGCGGACCTGGGGCTTCAGCACCTTGCCCTCCCGGTTCAGCACCGTCGCGGCATCCCAGTCCGGGGACTGCTTCGCCAGCGCCACGATGCGCTTCGCCTGCTGGCGGGTGAAGAGCTTGCCCAGGGCGATTCCCACCTCCAGGGGCATGAAGGCCTCGACCTGCCGCGAAGGTCGCGGCGCTGGCGCGCGCGCACGTTTTCCGGCCGCGCTCATGGGCGCCCCCCCTGGCGTGAGCGGGCGCGCCCACGGCTCCGTCCCCGGGGGGGCTCGGCGCTGGGCGGCACCGTCAGGTAGAGGGTCCGCGGCGCCTCTTCCTTCATGTGCAGCGCAATCCCAGGCGGGAGGTCGACACCGAGCACCTCCTTGATGACACGCCGGGGGGTCGCCAGCAGCTTCATGCGGAAGAGGGGATCGACGCGCGCGCGCCGGGCGATCGCGACCTTCAATGCCTGCCATGGGCTTTCCCAGTGCCGCTCCATCCCGTCAGTCCTCCTCTTGGCGCAAGGCGTAGAGCAGGCCCTCGCGGGTCAGCCGGCCCACCAGCGCGAGCCGGCCCTCGTCATCCAGTGGCCCCGGTAGCGCCCGCACCTGGAAGCGGGGGGTTCGCTGGATGAACCGCAGGGCTTCACCGAAGTCCGCCGGCACCGACACGGTCCGTTGTCCGAACTGGAGCCGCGCCTTGCCCGCGCCCTCGCTGTAGTGCAGGAGTTGCCCCGCCCGCCGCTCGACCCGGTCCTGGAGGCCCAGGTGGGCCGCGTCGTCCTCCGCGCCCAGCGTCATCCCCGTGAGCTGGCCGCGCTTGTGAAGGAAGGCCCGGGCGATGTCGGTGACCGCTGCCTCCACGTCGAGCGCCTGGGGCAGCCGCTCCCCCAGCCGGCGGAGTTCCTCGTGCACCTCTTCCTGGACGGTGCCTCCGAGGAGGAAGCCGGGCGGCAGGGAGCGGCGCAGGGCGGGCTCCCGGTGGGCCAACTGGTACAGGGCGGACGCCAGGCAGTCCACGTACGTGAGCGTCTTGAACCCGAGCGTCAGGTGGACCGAATGGGTGCCATCCGCGCGCGACTCGTGGACGTGGCCCCGGGGCAGGTAGAGCAGGTCTCCCGCCTCCAGCACGAAGTGCTCGGTGGGGCCGTCGCTCCCCGCCGGCTGGAACCGGGGGGTGCGGAAGCCGCGCGAATCCTCCAGGTCCTCGAAGCGGAAGGGCGGGACGTACTCGAGCGGCAGGTCCGTCTCCCGCGGCGACAGGCTCCACTTCCGCCGGCCAGACACCTGCAACACGAAGCAGTGCCGGTCGAAGTGCACCTGCGCCGTCTCCGAACGGGCGGGGGCGCAGTAGAGGTTGACGTTCACCAGCGCGCCGAGTCCCTGCTCCAGGTGTCCCCGGAGCTGGCGCAGCGGGCCCAGGAACCGGTGGGCCGCGTTGACGCGCAGGGTGTTGCCCGCGTCGTAGCCCTCCTGGAGGCGCTGGGCGTCCAGGGGACGCCCGGCGTCCCCCGGCCGCGCGCGAGGCAGCAGCTCCACGCTGGTGGGGTCCAGCGCGAGCGCGGAGGCGATCAGATGATCGATCTCCGCCCGGGGCAGCAGCGGCGCGTAGAAGTCCGGCTGCCCTCGGGAGAGGTGGTAGACCCGCTGCTCCCAGTGGTCCGCAAGGAAGGCCACTGGCGTCAGGCCTCCGAGCAGGGCTTCGAGGCTCGGCGCATGGACCGGAGGCGCGAACGCTTCCTGCCGCGCGACACGGGCGGAGCGAGGTCGGGGCTTCACGGAGGGACGGGGCGCCCTAGCAGGACGGCGGGTTGCTGTCGCCGGGGCAGTCCTCGGGGCAGGACGGCGGGAAATCGAGGCCGCTCTGGACGACCTCGATCTCCAGGGCCGTCAGCTTGCGCTCGCTCCTGGGAACGATGATGTAGAGCTGCTGGGGCGTCTCCTCGAAGGGCTGCAGGCGCAGGCCCTTGGGCAGCGGATAGCCCACGGCCTCCTCGAAGGCCGCCTCCGGGTGGGCCAGCAACTTCTTGCGGAAGTCCGGATCGTTGCGGGCCCGCGCCTTGAGCAGGGGCTTGAGTTCGGCCCAGGCGAAGACCGGCTCCGCGGCCAGCTGCGGCGTGACCGTGCTGCGGGAGCGCGTCACGACGGACTTCGTGCGCTGGCCGCGACCCTGCGCCGCCGCGGGCTTGATCATCTTCTGGGCGGTGCGCGTGGCGGACTTCGAGGACGTCGTCGTGGTGCGCCTGCCTGTCGTGCTGGCCATGATTCCTCCGGGCACTTCGTTTGTGTTTGCGTGTCCCGGGTGACCCTTCCAATCACTGAAGGCAGGCGCTCACCCGGCGCGCTCTGCATCAAAGACAAGCTACACAGGCATTGTCGTGGATTGCAAGGGCGTCAGGCGTTATTTGAAGGGCCTGGGTGGATTGGGGGCAATCATTGCAAAATTCCGCCAATCCTGGCGTGGGATGGCAGGCATTTCCCCCGGGGGCGCGCCATGGCTAGAGTTCGCGCGTGGTCGCGTCTGTTCAAGCAAGTCCTTTCATCCGGTCCCCTTCGCGCAGGTGTCCTCTCGAATGAGCGTCCAGATCCAGCACCCCCTGCCCATGCCCTCCCGCGCCGTCATGGCCAGACTCTGGAAGGGCTGGCTTCCGGCCGCGGTCCGGTTGGAGGCCGACGTCCCGCGCGTGCTGTGGCTCCAGGCCGGGGAACACTACGAGGAGGCCCCCTTCTACCGGCACGCGGTGGAGGCGCTGATGCGGCGTGAGCCGCGCATCACCCGCAACCGCACGAGCCTGGGGACGGTGAACCTGGTGGGGGACGTCCTGGACGCGCTCAAGCCTTCCGGGTTCATCTTCCACATGTCCCGCTGTGGCTCGACGCTGGTCCAGAACGCCTTGCGGTGCCTGGACGGAAGCATCGTCCCTGGCGAACCAGAGCCGCTGTGCACGCTGCTGACGCCGTACTCCCCCAGCGTGTGGCCGGGCGAGCGCGAAGACTGGGAGGCGAGGCGCGACGCGTTGCTCCGCAGCATGGTGCGCATCTTCGGGCAGCGGCGGCGGCCCGGCGACCGGCGATACTTCGTGAAGTTCACCAGCCGCAACAGCGTGCAGCTCGACGTCATCCGGAGGCTGTGGCCGGACGTGCCGTGGCTCTTCGTCTACCGGAACCCGGTCGACGTCATGGTCTCGAACCTGTCACGGCCTCCGGGCTGGATGCGAATGCCCGCGGACTGGAAGACCCTGCACTTTGGCTGGAGCGGGGAGCAGCTCGCGGACATGACGCCCGAGGAATACTGCGCGCGGGTGGTGGGGAGCTTCTGCTCGGCCGCGGCGCGAAGCGCGGACGGGCGTGCCTCCCTGCTCAACTACGAGGACATCGACCTGCCGCGGATCCGCGCGGTGATGGAGGCCTTCGGCGTCCGGCCCACCCGGGCGGAGCAGGCGCGCGTCGAGAAGAGCCTGCGGGTGTACTCCAAGGACCCCAGTGGCCAGCGGGCCTTCACCGGGGACACCGCCCTCAAGCGGCGCGTCGCGGGACCGGCGGTGGAGCGCGCGGCGGAGCGCTGGGCGCTGCCAGCCTTCTCCGTGCTTGACCGGCATCCCCGCCGGCTCCGCTAGCGGGTCCGGACGCGGTCGAGCACGCCGGGAAAGCTGGAGGCGCGCGAAGGAGGTGCCTTCAGGTAGGCGAAGTTCGACCGCCGGTCGTAGACCCGGCTCAGCAGCGCCAGCAGGTGCAGGTAGCGCTTGTGCAGGCGCAGCCCCTGGGTCGCGGTGGCGCTGGGGTGCCATTGGTCCGCGTACGTGGCGTCCGCGAGCGAGGCGCGCCTGAACGGTTCCAGGAGCGAGGCCAGTCCCCGGAGGAGGGCTTCGACCCTCGGCCGCAGCGCCGGCTGGTTCGCGTGGGCCCTCAAATAGAGGATGAGCGTGGGATAGGTGACGGCGATGGAGGGCTCCACCCGGACCTTGGCCACCTCCAGCCGCTCCACCAACCCGAAGGAGGCCGGCGTCGCGAAGACCCCGCGAATGAGGCCGGACAGGGAGTCCTCCAGCGCCTCCTCCGGGAGGTACAGGTTGATGCGCAGCAGCCCCTTCACGTCCACGGGAGCGCGGGTGAAGGCCGTGATGATGTCGGGGCGCCGCCGGGCGATCTCCGTGCGGGCACGCCGGGGTGACAAGCGCTGGTCCAGCGCCGCCAGGGCGGCTTCCGCGTACTCCACGCTGCGCAGGTTGGTGCGCCCGTCAATCTGCCGCCGCCATCCCTCCAGCGCCTCCTCCAGGGCGGGGAACGGGCCGCCCCCCATGCGCGCCGCGAGCTCTCGGCAGCACTCGTGCAGCAGCAGGTTGGCCTGGTTCAGGGGCGCGTTGAGGACGCGAACCCTATCCATCTGCTGTTCAGCGTCCGTGCCGGTGGGAAAGAGGATGAATGTGAAATTGTTTGGAATAGGTGGAATGAAGAGCTGGGAGTATCCCGTGAGCCCGAGGATCGCCGTGCGTTGCGCGACGCGGAGTGGGTGCATGGGAATGGCCTGGAATTGAAAGCGGTTGCGGGCGGAATGAGGGAGGATTCAAGGGCTTGCGTCCTCCATCAGGTGCTAGCGTATCGGGCGTGAAGAGGCCCTGCCAGTCCTTGACAGGGTTTCCGCCGCCGCCAGCGGCCCGGAAGAGAAAGGACACGTGCGCGCCATGTGGTGGGATGATTTGAAGCAGGACGTACGATTCGCGGCACGGACCCTGCGGCGTGCTCCCGGCTTCGTCATCATCGCCGTGCTCTGTCTGGCGCTAGGCATTGGAGCCAATGGCCTGGTCTTCAGCGTGGTCAACGGCGTGTTGCTGCGCCCGCTGTCCTACCCAGACCCCGAGCGGCTGGTGGTGCTGGGGGAGCGCAACGGCGGGGGGATGGTGTCCTGGCCCACCTTCCTGGAGTGGAAGCAGCAGACCGCCACCTTCGAGCGGATGACGGCTTTCACGGAAGGGGGTGTCATCCTCTCGGGGGAGGCCGCGCCCGAGCGTCTGATGGCCACGCGAGGCACCGCGGACTACTTCGCCGTCCATGGGGTTGCGCCGCTGCTCGGGCGCACCTTCGAGTCCGGGGAGGACCTGCCCGGCCGGGCGCCCGTGGCGGTCCTGGGCGAGGCAATGTGGCGGCGGCGTTTTGGCGCGGACCCCTCGGTGCTGGGCCGGACGCTGGTGATGGATGGGGTGTCCCGCACGGTGGTGGGGGTGATGCCGGCCTCGTTCTCCCAGGAGATGGACGTGTGGCTCCCCCTGGAGACCCCCGCGGACTCGGAGGCGCCCAATCGCAGCCACATCCTCACGGTGCGCGCTCGGCTGGGGAAGGGCGTGTCCGTGGAGCAGGCGGACGCGCTGCTCAAACAGCTGGCCGCGCGGATGGAGGCCCTGTACCCGGCGGCGCAGAAGGGGCGGGGGGCGGCGGTGCTCTCGCTGTCCCAGATGGAGACCCGTGCGTGGCGCACGCCGCTCCAGGTGCTGCTCGGCGCCGTCGGGCTCGTCCTGCTGATTGCCTGTACCAACGTCGCGAACCTGTTGCTGGCGCGCGCGGGTGCCCGTCAGCAGGAGCTGGCGATCCGCGTGGCGTTGGGGGCGCGGCGGGGCCGGCTTGTCCGGCAGTTCCTCGTGGAGAGCCTGTTGCTGGCGCTGGTGGGAGGGGGGCTGGGCGTCCTGCTCGCCGGGTGGGGGCTGTCCGCGCTGCTCTCGTTGACGGTGACGCCCCTCCCGCACCGGGAGGCCATCTCGCTGGACGGGACGTCGCTCCTCTTCGTTCTGGGGGTGTCGGTGGCCAGCGGCCTCGCCTTCGGACTGGGGCCGGCGCTGCGGGCGACCCGGCTCGATGTGCGCGGGGGGCTCGCGGGGGCGGGGGCCCCTGGGGGGAGTTCCCGCGCCAACCGGCGTCTGCGGGGGGCCCTGGTGGTGGCGGAGCTGGGGCTCACGCTCGTCCTGCTGGTGGGGGCGGGGTTGCTGGGACGGGCTTTCTTCCAGCTGATGGGGACGTCCCCTGGGTTCGCGGTGGACCATGTCCTGACCGCGCACCTGGCCATCCCCCGGGAGCGGTTCGCGGACGGGGACCTGCCGCGGCGCCTGTTCGAGCCGGTGCTCGAGCAGGTGCGGGCACTGCCGGGAGTGCGTGCCGCGGGGATGACCTCGCTGCTGCCCATCCAGCGGGCCTGGAGCAACTTGCGCTACACGGTGGAGGGCGAGCCGCCCCCGGACCCCGGGGAGACTCCGTCGGCGGAGCGCCGCGCCTCCAGTCCCGGTTACTTCTCCGCGCTGGAGATTCCGCTGCTCGCGGGACGGGACTTCACCGCCCGGGACGCGGAGCCCGGACAGCCGCCGGTCGTCATCGTGAACGAGACCCTGGCGCGCCGGCACTTCCCGGAAGGGAGCGCGCTGGGACGCAGGCTCCTGTTCGCCGGGGGGGCGGCCACCATCGTGGGGGTGGTGGGCGACGTGCGCCAGGCCGGGCTGGACAAGGTGCCGCTCGCGGAGCTGCACGTCCCCTACGGCAGGCCTTGGGGCGACAACGGGATGGTGCTGGTGCTGCGTACCGGGGGGGGCCCAGAAGGGCTTACGCCGGCGCTCCGGGAGGTGGTGCGGCGGCTGGATTCGGACGTGCCGGTCCACCGTGCGCTGACGATGGAGCAGGTCATTGAGCAGTCGCTTGGCATGCGGCGGCTGGTGCTGTGGCTGCTGGGGGGCTTCGCCGTCGTGGCGCTGGTGCTCTCGTCGGCGGGGCTCTACGGCGTCATCTCCTATCTGGTGTCGCAACAGACGCGGGAAATTGGAATCCGCATGGCCCTGGGTGCGCGCTCCGCGGATGTGCTCTGGCTCGTCATGGGGCACGGTGCGTTGCTGGCGGGCGCGGGCATCGGGCTGGGGCTCGCGGGTGCGCTGGCGCTGGCTCGCGTCCTGGAGAGCCAGCTCTACGGCGTCACGGCCCACGACCCCCTCACGTTCGGAGGCGTGGCGGTGCTGCTCGGGGCGGTGGCGCTGCTGGCCTGCTGGCTCCCGGCCCGCCGGGCCACCCGGGTGGATCCGCTCCTGGCCATCCGCTCGGACTGATGGGGGCTTGCCCTGTCGCTGGCCTGGGGCCTCCCGGCCGACGCACCGGGTGCACATCCGGGCGCGACGCGGTAGATGGGTGTCCCGGAGGTTCATCAACGCAATGGACGCGAACGTGGTGGCGGAGCTGGAGAAGGCGGGCGTGAAGGTGGAGGACCCCATGCGCCTGTTCATCCCCGTGGAACGGGACGAGCAGGGCCAGGTGAAGGTCGTGGGCGACGAGGTGCCCGTGCGCTTCGGCGACGTCACGGCCCACGTGCGCCTGCAGCCCATCTCCGCGCTGTGGACCGGCGACAAGCAGCCCCCTGACTTCAGCCGGCCGCCCTTCCCGGAGTACGAGCCGTTCTTCTTCCTCATCGAGGCCACCGCCGCCGGCTTCTGCCGCGACACCCGCCACGCCGAGGTCGACCAGGAGTTCTCCCAGCTCTACCGGCACCTCGTGCGCCGGCCCGACGGCCACCACAAGAACGCGCTCTTCTCCTACCTGCGCGCCGCCGCCCGCCTGTACCTGTCCCTGCGCGATGTCAGCCAGGCGGAGTTCGAGGCCGTGGCCCAGCGACTCCACCAGTCCGCCAAGCTGCACGCGGGCCACGTCGGCAGCACGAACTACTTCCAGGCCGTGCTGCGGCAGGTGCTGGGCGCCTGACGCTCGCTCCTCGGGGACACCCACGCGGCGTTTCTGGAATAGGGTGCGTGGCCGCCCGTTCCCGGGCGCCGCAGTGGTCCCTCCCCAGGAGCACGGATGTTCCGTCCACCGTTGTCGTGGTTCGCCTGTCTGGCCCTCCTGGGTGCGCCCCAGGCCGGGGCCCAGGCCGTCGCCGAGCCTTCCGCGAAGCCCGCCGCCGCCTCCACCCCCGTCGCGAAGCTGGGCTCGGACATCCAGGCCCGCACGCTGAAGAACGGGCTCACCGTCATCGTCTGGCCGGACCACGACATCCCCAACGTGGCGCTCGCCAACTGGTTCCGCGTGGGCAGCCGCAACGAGCGCCCCGGCATCACCGGCCTGTCCCACTTCTTCGAGCACATGATGTTCAACGGCGCGAAGAAGTACGGCCCCGGTGAGTTCGACCGCGTCATGGAGGCCAACGGCGGCTCCAACAACGCCTTCACCTCCGAGGACGTCACCGTCTACCTGGACTGGTTCCCGGCCTCCGCGCTGCCCCTCATCCTGGACCTGGAACAGGACCGGCTCCAGTCGCTCTCCTTCGACCCCAAGGTCATCGAGTCCGAGCGCGGTGTCGTCTACTCCGAGCGCCGCTCGGGCGTGGACAATGACAACAGCGGCGCGCTCCAGGAGCAGCTGCAGGCCACCGCCTTCGTCGCGCACCCGTACCAGATTCCCGTCATCGGCTGGCCGTCCGACATCGAGTCCTGGCGCATGGAGGACCTCCAGCAGTACTTCAAGACGTACTACGCCCCCAACAACGCCACGCTCGTCCTCGCGGGCGACCTGGATCCAGCCCGCGTCTTCGAGCAGGTGGAGGCCACGCTGGGCACCATCCCCGCGCAGCCCGCGCCAGAGCCCGTGCGCACCAAGGAACCCGAACAGCAGGGCGAGCGGCGCATCGTCGTGAAGAAGCTGGCGCAGTCCCCGCTGCTCCAGGTCGCCTACCACGGCCTCGCCGCCAACGACCCGGACATGGAGACGCTGGAGCTGCTGGGGCTCATCCTCTCGCACGGGGACTCGTCGCGCCTGCACCGCAAGCTGGTGGACGAGGCGCGCGTCGCCATCCGCGTCCGGAGCTCCACGGCCGGGGGATTCGACCCGTCGCTCGTCTGGTTCTCCGTGGACCTGACGCCGGGCGGTGACCTGGCGAAGACGGAGGCGCTGCTCACCGCGGAGCTGGCTCGCGTGGTGAAGGACGGCGTCACCGACGCGGAGCTGCGCAAGGCGCGCAACGTGGCCCTGGCCACCTTCTGGCGCAAGCTGGAGACCAACAGCGGCCGCTCCCGCGAGCTGGGGAACGCCGCCACCTTCCGGGGAGACTGGAAGGCCCTGTTCGACGCGCCCTCGCGCTACGAGCAGGTCACCCGCGACGGCGTGAAGGCGCTGGCCGCCCGCATCTTCAACCCCGACCACCGCACCGTGGGCTGGCTCGTCCCCACCACGGCTCCCGCTGCCCCGGCCAGCAAGGAGTCCGCGCGATGAGTGCTTCCTTCCGCCTTCGTTTCTCGGGTCCCCACATGATGCGCTCCACCCTCGCCGCGCTGCTGTTCACCTCCGCGTGCGCGACCGCGCCGACGCCCGCTCCTTCCTCCGCGCCCACGCCGCCGGAAGCCCCGGCACCGGCCACGCCCGCGCCCGTGGTCCCGCTGTCCACGAAGGGCGTGACGCTGCCGGAGACGACCTCCGTCACGCTGAAGAACGGCGTGCGGCTGCTCCTCGTGGAGAAGCACGAGCTGCCACTGGTGTCCTTCAGCGCATGGCTCAAGGGCGGCGCTGTCACCGACCCCGCCGGCAAGGAAGGCCTGGCCGCGCTCACCGCCGAGCTGCTCCAGAAGGGCGCGGGCTCTCGCAACGCCCAGCAGTTCGCCGACGCCGTGGACGGCGTGGGCGGCGAGCTGGACGTCGTGCCCGCACGCGAGGCGCTCGTCCTCAACGGCAGCTTCCAGTCCCGCGACACCGCGCTGATGGTGGAGCTGCTGTCGGACATGCTCGTGCGCCCTCGCTTCGACGCGCAGGAGCTGGAGAAGGCCCGCGCGCTGCGCGTGTCGGAGATCGCCTCCGCCAAGGACGGCGACCCGCGCATGCTCATCGGCGTGTACTTCAACGCCTTCCACTTCCCGTCGCACCCATACGGCGGATCCGCGGTGGGCAGTGAGGCGTCGCTGCCGGGCATCAGCCGGAGCGACGTGCTCGGCTGGGCGAAGGCGAACCTGGGCGGAGACCGGCTCATCCTCTCCGTCGTGGGCGACTTCGACGCGAAGCAGCTGGCCGCGAAGCTGGAGGCCGCGCTGGGCGGATGGGCCCCGGCGGCACAGTCGCTCGCCGCCGTGCCCGCCACCGCGCCCACGAAGGGCCGCCACGTGCTGCTGGTGGACAAGCCCGACGCCACCCAGACCTACTTCTCCATCGGCAACACCGGTATCCGCCGCACCGACCCGGACCGCGTCGTGGCGGAGCTGGGCAACACCGTGCTGGGCGGCCGCTTCACCTCGCTGCTCAACACCGAGCTGCGCGTGAAGACCGGCCTCACCTACGGTGCGCGCTCCGCGCTGGCCCCGGCCCTCCAGCCCGGCACCGTCGTCCTGACGTCCTATACCCAGACGGCCACCACGGGCCGTGCCATCGACCTGGCGCTGGATGTGCTCGCGCGCTACCGCCAGGACGGCATGGATGACGCCATGCTCGCCTCCGCCAAGGCCTATGTGCTGGGGCAGTTCCCGCCGACGCTGGAGACCGGGGAGCAGCTGGCCATGAAGCTGTCGGAGCTGGCGTTCTACGGACTGGACGCACAGGACGTGAACGGGTTCGCGGACGCCGTGTCCGCGGCCACCCGCGGCAGCGTGCACACCGTGCTCCAGCGCGTCTTGCCCGCCCAGGAGGACCTGACGTTCGTCCTCATTGG harbors:
- a CDS encoding thiopeptide-type bacteriocin biosynthesis protein is translated as MTPGAAPEASLAGMARRLGLGALELESLVHGALRLPALAPGLLAELQALARDDPGQEAAALHTWLEEQLQRPELRPLIATASPQLLQYWEGGGKDDAARGALLRYLLRAASRCTPVGLLAWAAAARFDAPEGCWPDLRALPIRVAGLQANTGHRRVLASERVLARRGNRIVAAEAHSQEEALLDFREELWRELRGIHPDRGRSPVQEQLVRVRLLDTVAQPELTERFLKPGEVDSFQGVTAAVVAETVPLPASVRRAIAHRALALLSCQSLPDSARRLRTYHRLFRDRFTDEWVCAAELADPLISGLPAPWEADLEPPSPADEARARWLATVYHRGMAAGGRAVLEDDELSRFAAPAAREVPVADGFEAGCLLVASSQADLERGAFTLVPGSLHGSGAPHRSLGRFLGCLPQTFRDEVLGHQRTWEGERGALHAEVVWTRADSPPSLRWAAHAWSSEVICNGAPRMASRRRVLPEDVMVRAAPEGFVFALRDGTPLVLHQGHMLAPRASPRVARLLLELAMEGARHPGGFDWRELGNLPRLPRLTWRGQILCLARWRPGGPYSRERAGALRDWREANGVPRVVCLVENERRLPIDLESHWGRTELLRASRSAAASCYLEEAPWLEEATARTVVCEVVPSFRRRLPAPAPRQQRPPTDGTRIHRQWRSFTLFADEAAQRRLLVALRPMLPASPGDWHYVRFQEGPRRLVRLRWRGESPLDRFESLLDLALEHGATDVRQETFRPETFRYGGADALDAALRVFTWDSDSALGSWGAGREPERLLIETGAVMAAYLELLLGRAAGAAACRERSRRTEVAPLIRRIRARQDLLERLGRDAPPRALVELLRAWRDATPNAGPREALSFTHMAANRRLGSRRGQESVALALAETLLQARMRAEPQSSR
- a CDS encoding 2OG-Fe(II) oxygenase family protein; the protein is MPLEVGIALGKLFTRQQAKRIVALAKQSPDWDAATVLNREGKVLKPQVRSARVLTEKVLPEAFADFRERLQLALAGADWLPWRHLMLTPLQLVRYGVNDFYRLHRDDRPGGKRRLSIVCYLNDDFDGGETAFPKLDIRVQPHGGMAVLFDSSLLHGAERVSRGEKFVFVAWLATQPEEGP
- a CDS encoding NHLP leader peptide family natural product precursor — encoded protein: MERHWESPWQALKVAIARRARVDPLFRMKLLATPRRVIKEVLGVDLPPGIALHMKEEAPRTLYLTVPPSAEPPRGRSRGRARSRQGGRP
- a CDS encoding JmjC domain-containing protein codes for the protein MKPRPRSARVARQEAFAPPVHAPSLEALLGGLTPVAFLADHWEQRVYHLSRGQPDFYAPLLPRAEIDHLIASALALDPTSVELLPRARPGDAGRPLDAQRLQEGYDAGNTLRVNAAHRFLGPLRQLRGHLEQGLGALVNVNLYCAPARSETAQVHFDRHCFVLQVSGRRKWSLSPRETDLPLEYVPPFRFEDLEDSRGFRTPRFQPAGSDGPTEHFVLEAGDLLYLPRGHVHESRADGTHSVHLTLGFKTLTYVDCLASALYQLAHREPALRRSLPPGFLLGGTVQEEVHEELRRLGERLPQALDVEAAVTDIARAFLHKRGQLTGMTLGAEDDAAHLGLQDRVERRAGQLLHYSEGAGKARLQFGQRTVSVPADFGEALRFIQRTPRFQVRALPGPLDDEGRLALVGRLTREGLLYALRQEED
- a CDS encoding sulfotransferase; its protein translation is MSVQIQHPLPMPSRAVMARLWKGWLPAAVRLEADVPRVLWLQAGEHYEEAPFYRHAVEALMRREPRITRNRTSLGTVNLVGDVLDALKPSGFIFHMSRCGSTLVQNALRCLDGSIVPGEPEPLCTLLTPYSPSVWPGEREDWEARRDALLRSMVRIFGQRRRPGDRRYFVKFTSRNSVQLDVIRRLWPDVPWLFVYRNPVDVMVSNLSRPPGWMRMPADWKTLHFGWSGEQLADMTPEEYCARVVGSFCSAAARSADGRASLLNYEDIDLPRIRAVMEAFGVRPTRAEQARVEKSLRVYSKDPSGQRAFTGDTALKRRVAGPAVERAAERWALPAFSVLDRHPRRLR